The Saccharomycodes ludwigii strain NBRC 1722 chromosome II, whole genome shotgun sequence genome window below encodes:
- the HIS3 gene encoding imidazoleglycerol-phosphate dehydratase HIS3 (similar to Saccharomyces cerevisiae YOR202W | HIS3 | HIStidine) has translation MSKSAYIQRNTNETKIQIAINLTGGPLEVKSLFTELPTATTTKSTEAAVASQSTSAQVISIQTGIGFLDHMIHALAKHSGWSLIVECIGDLHIDDHHTTEDCGIALGTALKEAMGSIRGVKRFGTGFAPLDESLSRAVVDLSNRPYCFTDMKFKREKIGDLSTEMIPHFLMSFAEAARITMHVDVLRGENDHHKAESAFKALAVALREAMASNGTNDVPSTKGVLM, from the coding sequence atgtcTAAATCCGCATATATTCAACGTAACACAAATGAAACGAAAATCCAAATTGCTATTAATTTAACAGGTGGCCCATTGGAGGTAAAATCACTATTTACTGAATTACCCACCGCTACCACTACCAAAAGCACTGAAGCAGCAGTTGCCTCACAATCAACTTCGGCTCAAGTTATAAGTATTCAAACGGGTATTGGCTTCCTAGATCATATGATCCATGCCTTGGCCAAACATAGTGGATGGTCTCTAATAGTTGAATGTATCGGTGATTTACATATAGATGACCATCATACAACAGAAGATTGTGGTATTGCTTTAGGCACTGCATTAAAAGAAGCAATGGGTTCGATTAGAGGTGTTAAAAGATTTGGTACTGGATTTGCCCCATTAGATGAAAGCTTAAGTAGAGCAGTTGTCGATTTAAGTAATAGACCATATTGTTTTACTGATatgaaatttaaaagagagaaaattGGTGATCTAAGTACCGAAATGATCCCACATTTTTTGATGAGTTTTGCTGAGGCTGCAAGAATTACCATGCATGTTGACGTTTTAAGAGGTGAAAATGATCATCATAAAGCTGAAAGTGCTTTCAAAGCACTAGCTGTAGCATTAAGAGAGGCTATGGCTAGTAACGGTACAAATGATGTTCCTTCGACCAAAGGTGTTTTAATGTAA
- the MRM1 gene encoding Mrm1p (similar to Saccharomyces cerevisiae YOR201C | MRM1 | Mitochondrial rRNA Methyltransferase), whose protein sequence is MFRSTLNLKYAIGSKRSSSTPISKGINIEKLLPRNQRIKAWERTGESKEVYFKRKHAHQHAKEKAKKLEVLTEQRTKFNQYNFRKTSSKKSDTLIKRAEKDVNPFFDYIYGTNAVRAALLCRPALENKRLLYYKELSPEFVKLCNDKGIPTTLVEDKTELDKLCNNIAATGFGSGKLKKSVHNNIVLECKKYIAKEIDTLPKVAESLGEDVTVCASTGLPFSYYETNEENRNDYNVTKVLQNVLINGAKDHPVGLYLDEIQDPHNMGAILRSAYYLGCDFVVVSHKNCCSVSNGIVRKVSSGATELLPIFTTSKPLKFLSSSQQNGWVIVSGDLLENANKFTRNKFVDDAEEINKLKLPVLLVVGNEGDGIRTQLKKLSDFFITIPFNNTISKRNDVIDSLNVSVATALLLNNLCK, encoded by the coding sequence ATGTTTAGATCCACCctaaatttgaaatatgCCATTGGATCTAAGAGATCATCGTCAACACCGATCTCAAAGGGTATAAATATCGAAAAACTATTGCCTAGAAATCAAAGAATAAAAGCATGGGAAAGAACAGGCGAAAGTAAAGAAGtatatttcaaaagaaaGCATGCACACCAACAtgcaaaagaaaaagctaAAAAGTTGGAAGTATTAACTGAACAAAGGACAAAATTTAATCAATACAATTTCAGAAAAACAAGTTCAAAAAAGAGCGATACTCTAATTAAACGTGCTGAAAAAGATGTTAATccattttttgattatatatatggaaCAAATGCAGTTAGAGCAGCTTTATTATGTAGACCTGCATTAGAGAATAAAAggttattatattataaagaaTTATCCCCAGAATTTGTAAAACTTTGCAATGATAAAGGAATACCAACAACATTGGTGGAAGATAAAACGGAATTGGATAAACtatgtaataatattgctGCAACGGGTTTTGGAAGtggaaaattaaagaaaagtgtacataataatattgttttagAATGCAAGAAATATATTGCTAAAGAAATTGACACTTTACCCAAAGTTGCTGAGTCATTAGGAGAAGATGTTACTGTATGCGCTAGTACTGGGTTACCATTTTCTTACTATGAGACCAACGAGGAAAACAGGAACGACTATAATGTGACAAAGGTGTTGCAAAATGTCTTGATAAATGGTGCGAAAGACCATCCGGTCGGTTTATACTTGGATGAAATTCAAGATCCTCACAATATGGGCGCCATATTGAGATCTGCCTATTACTTGGGTTGTGATTTTGTTGTCGTTAGTCataaaaattgttgttCTGTTTCTAACGGGATAGTACGCAAAGTTAGTAGTGGTGCAACTGAATTATTACCGATTTTCACGACATCAAAACCgttaaagtttttaagTAGTTCACAACAAAATGGCTGGGTTATTGTTAGTGGGGATCTTTTAGAAAATGCTAACAAATTTACTagaaataaatttgttGATGATGCAGAagagataaataaattgaaattacCTGTATTATTGGTCGTTGGTAATGAAGGCGACGGCATTAGGAcgcaattaaaaaaattaagcgACTTTTTCATTACTATTCCgtttaataatactattagTAAGCGCAATGACGTTATAGATTCTTTAAATGTCAGTGTTGCTACTGCTTTATtactaaataatttatgTAAATAG
- the BFR1 gene encoding Bfr1p (similar to Saccharomyces cerevisiae YOR198C | BFR1 | BreFeldin A Resistance), with protein sequence MSDSATSNKSNGNRRFRSNIKRPDVSTRDKKLELLNAQLKKINLEVENIRSKIDSSNSSPSNNKRQTLQTELKDIIKTQADLKAKRQQFQDKIKVCDSKLKKIQADIDSKLSSSGNGSAMKKYSSEADVKDRLQNIEDQMSSGELSIVEEKKLVKEEVTLQRLLKSFRQIEPLRKEQEALKLEISQLKSQVFELNPRDISTKFEKINNELNELREANSTVQNGRQLLFNKRTALYSKRDEIFAKIRQTREDFDNEFKAYRLKVEKEKLKREEEEKLSKLLEQKDSDLGKLQEKLIHAQTPAFTYELGNIENVLVLLDPTFVKPKTGLFDSDKTATVPGLDTNVKKVAVSSEGLVPLKTKKQLEPQHPLGKKGKKYKKHQNASSVGAGKSFALEPSTISVLAELDIIVPLNAEEVSGTVEQLKKKHQEYLDAQEEQTKVNIKAVEDKIAEVEQAYAEKEAEVKKQLEEKKLKEQKEKEEEEDEEEEEKTKDN encoded by the coding sequence atgtctgATTCTGCAACTTCCAACAAAAGCAACGGCAACCGTCGTTTCCGTTCTAACATTAAAAGGCCAGATGTTAGCACCagagataaaaaattggaattattgaatgctcaattgaaaaaaattaatttagaAGTTGAAAACATTCGCTCTAAAATTGATAGCTCCAACTCTTCTCCAAGCAATAATAAGAGACAAACTTTACAAACAGAATTGAAAGATATTATCAAGACTCAAGCCGATTTGAAAGCTAAGAGACAACAATTCCaagataaaattaaagtttGTGATtcaaaattgaaaaaaatccaGGCTGACATTGATTCTAAATTGAGTTCTTCTGGTAACGGTAGTGCCATGAAGAAATACTCTTCTGAAGCTGATGTCAAGGATAGACTACAAAATATTGAAGATCAGATGAGCAGTGGTGAATTGAGTATtgttgaagaaaaaaaactagtCAAGGAGGAAGTTACTTTGCAGAGATTACTCAAATCTTTCCGTCAAATCGAACCGTTAAGAAAAGAACAAGAAGCTTTGAAACTAGAAATCTCTCAATTGAAATCTCAAGTATTTGAATTGAACCCAAGAGATATCAGTactaaatttgaaaaaatcaataatgaATTGAATGAATTAAGAGAAGCTAATAGTACTGTTCAAAACGGTAGACAATTgttgtttaataaaagaacGGCCTTGTACTCTAAGAGAGATGAAATTTTTGCCAAAATTAGACAAACCAGAGAAGATTTTGACAATGAATTTAAGGCCTATAGATTGAAAgtggaaaaggaaaaattaaagagagaagaggaggaaaaattatcaaaattattggaaCAAAAAGATTCCGACTTGGGTAAATtgcaagaaaaattaattcatGCCCAGACTCCAGCTTTTACCTATGAATTGggtaatattgaaaatgttTTGGTTCTATTAGATCCAACCTTTGTTAAACCAAAAACCGGGTTATTTGATTCTGATAAAACTGCGACTGTTCCTGGTTTAGATACCAATGTTAAGAAAGTTGCTGTCAGCAGTGAAGGTTTAGTTCCATTGAAAActaaaaaacaattggaACCACAACACCCACTTGGTAAGAAAGGTAAGAAGTATAAAAAACATCAGAATGCATCTTCTGTTGGTGCTGGCAAGTCTTTTGCATTGGAGCCATCCACCATTAGTGTTTTGGCTGAATTGGATATTATTGTTCCATTGAATGCTGAAGAAGTTTCTGGTACTGTTGAACaattaaagaagaaacaCCAAGAATACCTTGATGCACAAGAAGAGCAAACTAAAGTAAATATTAAGGCTGTTGAGGATAAGATTGCCGAAGTTGAACAAGCTTATGCTGAGAAGGAGGCGGAAGTCAAAAAACAGTTGGAAGAGAAGAAATTAAaggaacaaaaagaaaaagaagaagaagaagacgaagaagaagaagaaaaaaccAAGGATAATTAA
- the IDI1 gene encoding isopentenyl-diphosphate delta-isomerase IDI1 (similar to Saccharomyces cerevisiae YPL117C | IDI1 | Isopentenyl Diphosphate Isomerase): MTSPYETLVQSLKASDILSKFPAVIPLSSRPNTASSEEEEEQGQKGTTTQDVFKGHDEEQIRLMNENCIVLDYDDNAIGAGTKKLCHLMTNIDQGLLHRAFSVFIFNNEGKLLLQQRASEKITFPDLWTNTCCSHPLCVDDELGFNSSLAKKVDGAKVAAIRKLEHELGIPSHQTVSNGKFHFLNRIHYMAPSNGPWGEHEIDYILFYKINENHDLDIIPNLNEVRDYKYVSKKELQDMFADPSLKFTPWFKLICESLLYKWWDQLDDLSEVENDPEICRML, encoded by the coding sequence atgactTCACCTTATGAAACACTCGTTCAATCATTGAAAGCCTCTGATATCTTATCAAAGTTTCCAGCAGTTATTCCTCTATCTAGTCGACCAAATACAGCCTCGAGcgaagaagaggaagaacaAGGCCAGAAAGGTACTACTACTCAAGATGTTTTCAAAGGTCATGACGAAGAACAAATTAGACTAATGAATGAAAATTGTATTGTCTTAGATTATGACGACAATGCTATCGGTGCCGGgaccaaaaaattatgtcATTTAATGACCAATATCGATCAGGGTTTGTTACATAGAGCATTTTCCGTTTTCATCTTTAATAATGAGGGGAAATTATTGCTACAACAACGTGCCTCTGAAAAGATTACATTCCCAGATTTATGGACAAATACCTGCTGCTCACATCCATTATGTGTAGATGATGAATTAGGTTTCAATTCAAGTTTGGCTAAAAAAGTAGATGGTGCCAAAGTCGCTGCCATCAGAAAGTTAGAACATGAATTGGGCATTCCATCTCACCAAACCGTTTCTAATGGTAAATTCCATTTTTTGAATAGAATCCATTACATGGCCCCAAGTAATGGTCCATGGGGAGAACACGAAATTGActacattttattttataaaattaatgaaaatcaTGACTTGGATATAATACCCAATCTAAATGAAGTTAGGGATTACAAATACGTCTcgaaaaaagaattgcAAGACATGTTTGCTGACCCATCTTTGAAGTTTACACCATGGTTCAAATTAATTTGTGAAAGTTTGTTATATAAATGGTGGGATCAATTAGATGACCTAAGTGAGGTTGAAAATGACCCAGAAATTTGTAGAATGTTATGA
- the MCA1 gene encoding Ca(2+)-dependent cysteine protease MCA1 (similar to Saccharomyces cerevisiae YOR197W | MCA1 | MetaCAspase), with protein sequence MFPGRGSYTYNNNQSSNGNYRPPPGPPPSQLNYNNDNDGYYKPPPGPPPSQLNYNNSDERYYRPPPGPPPPQYLSNEYSGDEVHSRSYNNESGNYSRPPAPPSQSSSNYQNQNYNNESGSYSRPPVPPSQSSSNYQNQNYNNQQYSRPSAPPPSNYVQPSAQTAPLPTDTQYFMNDQLKFQYSQCSGKKKALLIGINYIGTQNELHGCINDVSNMQTFLVNHFGYNPDDIVVLTDDQSNLSKVPTRENMIRAMRWLVSNAQPNDSLAFHYSGHGGQVEDQDGDEDDGLDDVIYPVDFQTAGPIIDDELHDIMVKPLPQGCRLTALFDSCHSGTVLDLPYTYSTKGLIKEPNIYKELGSEGLQAAISYATGNKQALISGLTNMFQTVTKGGHKLSKEERDKIKQLKFSPADVIMLSGSKDNQTSADAQENGRAGGAMSWAFLTVLNSQSQQTYLTLLQNMRTELSGKYTQKPQLSASHPIDVNLPFIM encoded by the coding sequence ATGTTCCCGGGTAGAGGTTCTTATAcctacaacaacaaccaatCTAGCAATGGTAACTACAGACCGCCACCAGGTCCACCACCTTCACAACTGAActataataatgacaatgATGGATACTATAAGCCACCGCCAGGCCCACCACCTTCacaattaaattataacaACAGTGACGAAAGGTATTATAGGCCACCACCTGgtccaccaccaccacagTATCTGTCTAATGAGTATAGTGGTGATGAAGTACATTCTAGATCCTATAACAATGAATCAGGTAACTACTCTAGGCCACCGGCTCCACCATCACAATCTTCCTCAAACTATCAAAACCAAAATTATAACAATGAATCAGGTAGCTACTCCAGGCCACCGGTTCCACCATCACAATCTTCTTCAAACTATCAAAACCAAAATTACAACAATCAACAATACTCACGTCCTTCAGCACCACCACCATCAAACTATGTTCAGCCATCAGCGCAGACCGCACCACTTCCAACTGATACACAATATTTTATGAATGATCAgttaaaatttcaatattcCCAATGTTCAGGGAAGAAAAAGGCTCTTTTAATTGgtattaattatatagGTACTCAGAACGAATTACACGGTTGTATTAATGATGTTTCTAACATGCAAACTTTTTTGGTAAACCATTTCGGTTATAATCCAGATGATATTGTAGTGCTTACTGACGATCAATCTAATTTATCCAAGGTGCCTACCCGTGAAAATATGATTAGGGCGATGAGATGGTTAGTTTCAAATGCGCAACCTAATGATTCGTTAGCATTTCATTACTCGGGACATGGTGGTCAAGTGGAAGATCAAGATggtgatgaagatgatggtTTAGATGATGTTATTTATCCTGTTGATTTTCAAACCGCAGGACCCATAATTGATGATGAACTGCATGACATTATGGTCAAGCCTTTACCTCAGGGTTGTAGATTAACTGCTTTGTTTGATAGTTGTCATTCTGGAACTGTTTTGGACTTACCTTATACTTATTCCACAAAGGGGTTAATTAAAGAGcctaatatttataaagaaTTGGGTTCTGAGGGGCTACAAGCTGCGATTAGCTATGCAACAGGTAATAAGCAGGCTTTGATCAGCGGCCTAACTAATATGTTCCAGACAGTTACCAAAGGTGGGCATAAATTAAGcaaagaagaaagagataaaataaaacaattaaaattttcacCAGCTGATGTCATTATGCTCAGTGGTAGCAAAGATAATCAAACTAGTGCTGATGCTCAAGAAAACGGCAGAGCTGGTGGTGCAATGTCATGGGCCTTTTTAACTGTTTTAAATTCACAGTCTCAACAAACCTATTTAACTTTACTACAGAACATGAGAACTGAATTGAGTGGAAAGTATACACAAAAACCACAACTATCCGCTTCACACCCAATTGATGTTAATTTACCGTTTATTATGTAG
- a CDS encoding uncharacterized protein (similar to Saccharomyces cerevisiae YDR508C | GNP1 | GlutamiNe Permease (paralog of YCL025C | AGP1)) yields MSSMEYSEESKTYGLTKSPFVISSKATTSDFLIEENLSIQENLSPYKNEEYNKMKETIKSRHTKMISMATGLGTGLLVGLGHSIRIAGIGGTLLGYGLISIMIILCFFASAELVVAFPRLPGGFNSYGKKFIHPSVGFTISWLFCINWEIILPLELVTASMTIKYWNNNISPSIFVAIFYSLILAISFFGARGFAEAEFWFNLSKILMVTGFIILGGLIISGVVGANKSDYLQDCSRFWKSPGSFNTNNNIFKSIASTLVNSCFACGGVEFVALSCAEQSKKNLVKSIKNAGYQVIIRMVLLFLLSITVIGFLVPYTSPELLGSNSKNAIHASPYVIAIASNGIKIVPHIINAVILIAVLSVANSAMYSSSRTLNSLSQQGFAPKFFKKLDSNGIPVRCMVVSALIGLLSFIAEYNDQEKVFIFLLSISGLSTIFNWAMICIAHIRFRTAMKAQCKSLEELGYKSPTGVLGSYIAIIINVLILVLGFWVSLFPLNNDGKASFVNLSSNYLAVAVGIVLYFGHKIATKNWTFYIKADKIDVDGDRDVYALIINDADVNLSKNNKKIIQADNTRTYV; encoded by the coding sequence aTGTCATCAATGGAATACAGCGAAGAATCTAAAACTTATGGCTTAACTAAAAGTCCATTTGTTATTTCATCTAAAGCTACAACATCTGactttttaattgaagaaaatttatCCATCCAAGAAAATCTCAGTCCctataaaaatgaagagTACAACAAAATGAAAGAAACTATCAAATCTCGACATACAAAAATGATATCAATGGCCACAGGTCTTGGTACTGGATTGTTGGTCGGTTTGGGACATTCTATTAGGATTGCAGGTATCGGTGGTACCCTATTGGGTTATGGATTAATTTCAATTATGATTATTCTTTGCTTTTTTGCTAGTGCCGAGTTGGTGGTTGCTTTCCCCAGACTACCTGGTGGGTTTAATTCATATGGTAAGAAATTTATTCATCCAAGTGTTGGGTTTACAATATCTTGGCTATTTTGTATTAATTGGGAAATTATTTTGCCCTTAGAATTGGTTACTGCCTCTATGACTATTAAATATTGGAATAACAATATATCACCAAGTATCTTTGttgcaattttttattctctAATTTTAGCAATTAGTTTCTTCGGTGCCAGAGGTTTTGCCGAGGCGGAGTTTTGGTTTAATCTTTCTAAGATTTTAATGGTTACTggatttataattttaggTGGTTTAATTATCAGTGGAGTTGTTGGTGCCAATAAGAGTGATTATCTTCAGGATTGTAGCAGATTTTGGAAATCACCTGGTTCTTTTAAcactaataacaatattttcaaaagcATTGCATCAACATTAGTTAATAGTTGTTTTGCTTGTGGTGGTGTCGAATTTGTTGCCTTGAGCTGTGCCGAACAAAGTAAGAAAAATCTAGTTAAAAGTATCAAGAATGCTGGATATCAAGTTATCATCAGGATGGTTTTATTGTTCCTATTGTCCATCACGGTGATTGGATTTTTAGTACCATATACTTCCCCAGAATTACTAGGTTCCAATTCCAAAAATGCCATACATGCTTCCCCCTATGTTATTGCTATTGCAAGTAACGGTATTAAAATAGTACCCCACATTATTAATGCAGTAATTCTAATTGCAGTTTTGAGTGTTGCCAATAGTGCAATGTATTCATCTTCAAGGACATTAAATTCTTTGAGTCAGCAAGGATTTGCAccaaagttttttaaaaaattggattCAAATGGTATACCAGTACGTTGTATGGTTGTATCTGCACTTATTGGTttgttatcttttattGCTGAGTATAATGATCAAGAAAAggtttttatatttttactaaGCATAAGTGGATTATCTACAATTTTCAATTGGGCCATGATATGTATCGCACATATTAGGTTTAGAACTGCAATGAAGGCACAATGTAAGTCATTGGAAGAACTAGGGTATAAATCCCCTACTGGTGTGCTTGGCTCGTATATTGCAATTATCATTAACGTACTGATTTTGGTTCTTGGTTTTTGGGTGTCGTTGTTCCCCCTTAACAATGACGGTAAAGCCAGTTTTGTTAATCTCTCTTCAAATTATTTGGCAGTGGCTGTTGGCATTGTTCTTTATTTTGGACATAAAATCGCCACTAAAAATTGgacattttatattaaagcAGATAAAATCGATGTAGATGGTGACAGAGACGTATACGctcttattattaatgatgcCGATGTTAACTTGtcgaaaaataataaaaaaataatacaagcAGATAATACAAGAACatatgtttaa
- the MRP51 gene encoding mitochondrial 37S ribosomal protein bS1m (similar to Saccharomyces cerevisiae YPL118W | MRP51 | Mitochondrial Ribosomal Protein) yields MSKSLASLLRGSRLSQLYRSNKPLTSALPKYHPFHQIIETKPHARDEFQEWGLKSTIPNGKFKTRYIVVSELDTLERLATFEPNSGGYNWNRLRFQEMNLSPDYSGFLKDIGNNPYFEYIKSKLSTPDETIKPYTTENKHAFGKNINDFYKQNQDWTSLRKSYTEWVFHTFVKENKDVPIDSIELYLHKIYTEKNKNRPSTLGSKIIGSGGLSYNLKNRLKTTPDGILNKEIVPGRFLNADRLDRRLVAVGGFVANTTNNSNDALKNVTQIERNIGAGNARKLRWPFRVESAVIQENGSVSITVKPIKGISESNRYKTSNNMGSMANQRRRKNRPPQPASVNESEAKEFANELLNLLKNNNMKN; encoded by the coding sequence ATGAGCAAGAGTTTAGCTTCATTATTAAGGGGATCCCGTCTTTCTCAGTTATATCGATCTAACAAGCCACTAACTTCAGCATTACCAAAATATCATCCGTTTCATCAAATTATTGAGACTAAACCACATGCTAGGGATGAATTTCAAGAATGGGGGTTAAAATCCACTATTCCAAATGGCAAATTCAAAACTAGATATATTGTTGTTAGTGAACTTGATACTTTAGAAAGACTAGCTACTTTTGAACCAAATAGTGGTGGCTATAATTGGAACAGATTACGGTTTCAAGAAATGAATTTATCTCCTGATTATTCtggatttttaaaagatattgGCAATAATCCATATTTTGAGTATATTAAATCTAAGTTAAGCACTCCAGATGAAACTATAAAGCCATATACTACCGAAAACAAACATgcttttggaaaaaatataaatgacttttataaacaaaatcaaGATTGGACGTCTTTAAGAAAGAGTTACACTGAATGGGTTTTTCATACTTTTgttaaagaaaacaaagatGTTCCTATCGATTCAATTGAATTATACTTGCACAAGATTTatactgaaaaaaataagaaccGACCAAGTACTTTAGGTAGTAAGATCATTGGTTCTGGTGGTTTAAGCTACAATTTAAAGAATAGGTTAAAGACAACACCAGATGGTATTTTGAATAAAGAAATTGTACCAGGTAGATTTTTAAACGCCGATAGGCTAGACAGGAGGTTAGTTGCTGTTGGTGGATTTGTTGCCAATACCACCAACAATAGCAATGATGCTTTAAAGAATGTTACTCAAATTGAAAGAAACATAGGGGCTGGTAATGCCAGAAAATTAAGATGGCCTTTTAGAGTTGAATCTGCCGTCATTCAAGAAAATGGGTCTGTTTCCATTACAGTCAAACCTATAAAGGGTATTTCTGAATCAAATAGATATAAAACATCCAATAATATGGGAAGCATGGCCAatcaaagaagaagaaaaaataggCCACCTCAGCCCGCTTCTGTAAATGAATCTGAAGCAAAAGAATTTGCTAATGAATTATTGAACTTGCtcaagaataataatatgaaaaattaa